One Ignavibacterium album JCM 16511 genomic region harbors:
- a CDS encoding glutamine-synthetase adenylyltransferase produces the protein MYRRKKLSENFINKFVELCAGKVSATQIDKFISETDKLLLDFYFTETSEANLLRLIQSQFDLSFFISDLLSYPHHLEVIISVSVHSNYLTDILVRNPEYFYWVVNPEILRFKPDEKYFNEVVKKSTDIFKSFDSKVNALKNVKKKEILRIGLRDFYRYDDLVAVTTELSQLASAISSKLFSLCYEEILNKYKIGKTNRKYCVIALGKLGAQELNYSSDIDLICFYDKNALINKKYYYNEIINETIKLFIETSTQITSNGYLYRIDFRLRPDGRNSPLANSISEYIRYYETRSEDWERQMLIKTGFLSGSKSLYKKFFDFKERIVFSSSANVTPFVQIKKLKQSIEQRAADEDNIKLSSGGIRDIEFSVQALQLVNGKKYPQVRAASTLNAMLALNKHKIITDKETLFLINTYKLYRRIEHYLQLMNDRQTHSIPENGELLEKIAFYLGYKNSSEFKSELNKIRKQVTEFYKSVMQSEEESAQQVSINFKDKLRARNNIEFLRTGKSLLGTKQFDSRTTEAFEKISKQLNDYLSKSSDPDLVLENLARIIKTVPLPKIWYDEFSDEKFFRLFLMMCEFSQKSVNKFFEDNFIKDDLLSRTCFDNLDEENFSIISLPQLHFRVCIQLLNKNINAQDSSTIISRYHFHKIQSIINKEKLSEHIGSNYFIAGLGSFGSEEMNFSSDIDLIFVVKELNKHNNVQKIFQTLLNKMKNEIKGTEIDCRLRPEGKSSYLVWDIDEYKKYVSNRARVWELQALTKCRFIEGEKKLFDELLQFFIRRVKNLDDKILKSEIIQMRTKLISTDETGFHIKRSKGGITDLDFIISYFMLKNISEMKKLIGSSVPDKLQKLSAVMDDKDAESIKQNYLFLKMIEVTIQNIFDFRTAKLPIDKLQLQKLSLQLGFESQEDFIRHFNEITLSNIRLFRKYIGE, from the coding sequence ATGTATCGTCGGAAAAAGCTATCAGAAAATTTTATAAATAAATTTGTTGAACTGTGTGCGGGCAAAGTTTCTGCTACACAGATTGATAAATTTATTAGTGAAACTGATAAACTACTTTTAGATTTTTATTTTACTGAAACATCAGAGGCAAATTTACTTAGACTTATTCAAAGTCAGTTCGATTTGTCGTTTTTCATTTCAGACCTGTTGAGTTATCCTCATCATCTTGAAGTTATTATTTCTGTTTCTGTTCACAGTAACTATCTGACAGATATTTTAGTCAGGAATCCTGAATATTTTTATTGGGTAGTAAATCCTGAAATTCTGAGATTCAAGCCTGATGAAAAATATTTTAACGAAGTTGTAAAGAAATCAACTGATATCTTTAAAAGTTTCGATTCAAAAGTAAATGCACTCAAAAATGTTAAGAAGAAAGAAATACTTCGTATCGGTTTAAGAGATTTTTACAGATACGATGATCTGGTTGCAGTTACAACAGAATTATCTCAGTTAGCTTCTGCAATATCTTCCAAACTTTTTTCACTCTGTTATGAAGAAATATTGAACAAATACAAAATCGGAAAAACTAACAGAAAGTATTGCGTAATTGCATTAGGAAAACTTGGTGCTCAGGAGCTCAACTATAGTTCAGATATTGATTTGATTTGTTTTTATGATAAAAATGCACTTATAAATAAAAAGTACTATTACAATGAAATCATAAACGAAACCATAAAACTCTTTATCGAGACTTCAACACAAATTACTTCCAACGGATATCTTTATCGCATTGACTTCCGTCTCAGACCTGATGGAAGAAATAGTCCGCTTGCAAATTCTATATCAGAGTATATCAGATACTATGAAACAAGAAGCGAAGATTGGGAAAGACAGATGCTTATTAAAACCGGATTTCTTTCGGGAAGTAAAAGTTTATATAAAAAGTTTTTCGATTTCAAGGAAAGAATTGTTTTTTCTTCTTCAGCTAATGTTACCCCCTTTGTTCAAATTAAAAAACTAAAACAGAGTATCGAGCAAAGAGCAGCAGATGAGGACAATATTAAACTTTCTTCAGGTGGAATTCGTGATATTGAGTTTTCAGTTCAGGCATTACAGTTAGTTAATGGGAAAAAATATCCACAAGTAAGAGCAGCTTCAACATTGAATGCAATGCTCGCTCTGAACAAACATAAAATTATCACTGATAAAGAAACACTGTTTCTTATAAACACTTATAAATTATACAGACGAATTGAACATTATCTGCAACTAATGAATGACAGACAAACTCATTCAATTCCGGAAAACGGTGAACTGCTTGAAAAGATTGCTTTCTATTTAGGTTATAAAAATTCTTCAGAATTCAAATCTGAATTGAATAAAATCAGAAAACAAGTTACGGAATTTTATAAATCAGTGATGCAGTCAGAAGAAGAATCAGCTCAGCAAGTGTCAATAAATTTCAAAGATAAACTGAGAGCCAGAAACAATATTGAGTTTCTTAGAACAGGTAAATCACTCCTTGGCACAAAGCAGTTTGATAGCAGAACAACAGAAGCATTTGAAAAAATCAGCAAACAACTGAATGACTATCTCAGTAAATCTTCTGACCCTGATTTGGTTTTAGAAAATCTTGCCAGGATTATTAAAACAGTTCCATTACCCAAAATCTGGTATGATGAATTTTCTGATGAAAAATTCTTCAGATTATTTTTAATGATGTGTGAATTTTCACAGAAATCAGTTAACAAATTTTTTGAAGACAATTTTATCAAGGATGATTTACTCAGCCGCACTTGTTTTGATAATCTTGATGAAGAAAATTTTTCAATTATCTCACTGCCGCAATTACATTTCAGAGTGTGTATTCAGTTACTAAACAAAAATATAAATGCACAGGATTCATCAACTATAATTTCAAGATATCATTTTCATAAAATTCAGAGCATTATAAATAAAGAAAAATTATCTGAACATATCGGCAGTAACTATTTCATCGCGGGTCTTGGTAGCTTTGGTTCTGAAGAAATGAATTTCTCAAGTGATATTGATTTAATTTTTGTAGTGAAAGAATTAAATAAACACAACAATGTTCAAAAAATATTTCAAACTTTATTGAACAAGATGAAGAATGAAATAAAAGGAACTGAAATCGATTGCCGTCTTCGACCAGAAGGAAAAAGCAGTTATCTTGTTTGGGATATTGATGAGTACAAAAAATATGTGAGTAATCGGGCAAGAGTCTGGGAATTACAGGCATTGACAAAATGCAGATTTATTGAAGGAGAAAAAAAATTATTTGATGAGTTATTACAATTTTTTATCAGAAGAGTGAAAAATCTTGATGATAAAATTTTGAAATCTGAAATCATTCAGATGAGGACAAAACTGATTTCTACTGATGAAACAGGATTTCATATCAAAAGAAGTAAAGGTGGAATAACTGATTTAGATTTTATCATTTCATATTTTATGCTTAAAAATATTTCTGAAATGAAGAAGCTGATCGGAAGCAGTGTTCCTGATAAATTACAAAAATTAAGTGCTGTTATGGATGACAAGGATGCAGAGTCCATTAAACAGAATTATCTATTCCTCAAAATGATTGAAGTGACTATACAAAACATATTTGATTTTCGAACAGCGAAACTTCCGATAGATAAATTACAACTTCAGAAACTATCTTTGCAGTTAGGATTTGAAAGTCAGGAAGATTTTATCAGACATTTTAATGAAATCACTTTATCAAACATTCGTTTATTCAGAAAATATATCGGTGAGTAA
- a CDS encoding DUF2723 domain-containing protein, with amino-acid sequence MNFIKKYFAVVTSLFVFIVYLFTLAPSVIQIDSGELAAVQATLGIAHPTGYPLYSILGYVFSLLPLPFTKIYQLNLLAAIYTAAAAGIFTFSAKFILDNLNSFSILKNQKSKKKTKVKTDNESSDLNENQKIIFSVIAGLTLSFSKTFWFQSTSVEVYSLHLLLISLIIFLLLKAFTSDSQKKFSLKSFWIIFASGLTLGFSNHMTTLLILPGTAYLYFNKEKFNSQSFKKLASMIFLFLILLVIIYSYLPIRASQNPHLNWGNPIDIERILRHISGFQYQVWLFSSTEAAKKQLEYFITNFPSEFFFTLILGVIGVINTFIKARKFFVFNLITFISTVIYSINYDISDIDSYFLLAYISLAFFNLFGFIKVYQIMIANKLNQMAVMLVLLLFPVSQFVKSFPEVDQSKTVVYENYTKSLLNSVPENAMILSYQWDYFISASYYFQFVEKFRPEIAIVDKELLRRSWYFNQLERNYPGLLSGVQSEVNLFLDALKPFERKENYNAALLENLYRRIIANLISTNYDKREVYIGPEIFDNEMQRGEISLPEGYKLVPHLFVFKVVKTDEYVDAPLPDFKLNFSERKDKYQTALNSIVGLMLVRRAYYEMQFNKPERAKLYLKKVAEEFPNTQIPQRLQSLILN; translated from the coding sequence ATGAACTTCATTAAAAAATATTTTGCTGTAGTTACATCCCTTTTTGTATTTATAGTTTATCTTTTTACGCTTGCTCCTTCAGTAATTCAAATTGATAGTGGTGAGCTTGCAGCCGTTCAGGCAACACTTGGCATTGCTCATCCGACAGGATATCCATTGTACTCAATACTGGGATATGTCTTTTCATTACTACCGCTTCCGTTTACAAAAATTTATCAGCTTAATTTGCTTGCTGCCATTTATACTGCAGCAGCTGCAGGTATTTTTACTTTCAGTGCAAAATTTATTCTTGATAATCTTAATTCATTCAGCATTCTGAAAAACCAGAAATCAAAAAAGAAAACAAAAGTTAAAACAGATAATGAGTCATCAGATTTAAATGAAAATCAGAAAATTATTTTTTCTGTAATTGCAGGATTAACATTGTCGTTTAGTAAAACATTCTGGTTTCAAAGTACATCTGTTGAAGTTTATAGTCTTCACTTGCTTTTAATTTCGTTAATCATTTTTCTTTTGTTAAAAGCATTTACTAGTGATTCCCAAAAAAAATTTTCTCTCAAAAGTTTCTGGATAATATTTGCATCGGGACTTACACTTGGTTTTTCAAATCATATGACAACTTTATTGATTCTTCCCGGAACAGCTTACCTTTATTTCAACAAAGAAAAATTCAACTCACAGAGTTTTAAAAAACTTGCTTCAATGATTTTTTTATTTCTGATTTTGCTCGTGATAATCTATTCATACTTACCAATTCGCGCTTCACAAAACCCGCATTTGAATTGGGGAAATCCGATTGACATCGAAAGAATTCTGAGACACATTTCTGGATTTCAGTATCAGGTTTGGCTGTTCTCTTCCACAGAAGCAGCTAAAAAACAACTTGAGTATTTTATAACAAATTTTCCATCGGAATTTTTCTTCACCTTAATCTTAGGAGTAATCGGAGTTATCAACACATTTATCAAAGCAAGAAAGTTTTTTGTTTTCAACTTAATAACTTTTATTTCAACAGTAATTTATTCAATCAATTATGATATATCAGACATAGATTCATATTTTCTGCTTGCGTATATCTCATTAGCATTTTTTAATCTTTTCGGATTTATTAAAGTTTATCAAATAATGATTGCAAATAAGCTAAATCAAATGGCTGTTATGTTGGTTTTGCTTCTTTTCCCTGTTTCGCAATTTGTAAAATCATTTCCTGAAGTTGATCAAAGTAAAACAGTTGTTTATGAGAATTACACAAAGTCGCTATTAAATTCCGTACCGGAAAATGCAATGATACTAAGCTATCAATGGGATTATTTCATTTCTGCTTCTTATTATTTTCAGTTTGTAGAGAAGTTCAGACCAGAAATAGCAATTGTGGATAAAGAACTTTTAAGACGCTCCTGGTACTTTAATCAACTTGAAAGAAATTATCCGGGTTTGCTGTCAGGAGTTCAGAGTGAGGTAAATTTATTTTTAGATGCACTTAAACCTTTTGAAAGAAAAGAAAATTATAACGCTGCATTACTCGAAAATTTGTACCGAAGAATTATTGCAAATCTTATTTCAACTAATTATGATAAAAGAGAAGTTTACATCGGTCCCGAAATTTTTGATAATGAAATGCAGCGTGGAGAAATAAGTTTACCTGAAGGATACAAGCTTGTTCCTCACTTATTTGTTTTCAAAGTTGTTAAAACAGATGAGTATGTAGATGCACCATTGCCGGACTTCAAATTAAATTTTTCGGAAAGAAAGGATAAATATCAAACAGCACTTAATTCAATTGTAGGATTGATGCTTGTAAGAAGAGCTTATTATGAAATGCAGTTCAACAAACCGGAAAGAGCTAAATTATATTTGAAAAAAGTTGCTGAAGAATTTCCGAATACTCAGATTCCTCAGCGACTTCAATCTTTAATACTTAACTGA
- a CDS encoding DUF4837 family protein, whose translation MKKIILITASLILLLIFNDCESKKFATGLEDEIYVVADSTEYSELYDALSQTFEIEINTPLPEKLFTLKRVSPNQINQIQRKKNIVIVAPLNSGSLTSQYINTIVDDSVKKLLSNEDFYVTKYDLWARNQLVTVLSANGMQELEFKILKNKDKLLYAYQKISDDRLRESLYSAKYERKDIEGKLLRDYGWIIYVQADFRLAKSVPEDNFVWLRRAPGSDMERWIFVHWIDNALPEYLNVDSIKAIRNRITEKYYRTSDDSAYVVIAQDFFVSNEVNFKGRYAIFTQGLWDLNIKGMGGPFVNYTFYDEKSRRIYMLDGSVYAPKYFKRNLIQQMDVLLQSFMTKDELSKDRIEDLLNSIDDSVKY comes from the coding sequence ATGAAAAAAATAATTTTAATAACCGCTTCATTAATTCTTCTTCTCATTTTTAATGATTGTGAAAGTAAAAAATTTGCAACCGGACTTGAGGATGAAATTTATGTTGTTGCCGATTCTACTGAATATTCTGAATTATATGATGCACTTTCGCAAACTTTTGAAATAGAAATAAACACTCCGCTACCAGAAAAACTATTCACACTCAAACGCGTTTCACCAAATCAGATTAATCAGATTCAAAGAAAGAAAAATATTGTTATCGTTGCACCATTAAATTCAGGTTCACTAACTTCTCAATACATAAATACAATTGTTGATGATAGTGTAAAAAAACTTTTGAGTAACGAGGATTTTTATGTTACCAAATATGACTTGTGGGCGAGAAATCAGCTTGTTACAGTTCTAAGTGCTAACGGAATGCAGGAACTTGAATTTAAAATTCTTAAGAACAAAGACAAACTTTTGTATGCTTATCAGAAAATTTCTGATGACCGCTTAAGAGAAAGCTTGTACTCAGCAAAGTATGAAAGAAAAGATATTGAAGGAAAACTTTTGAGAGATTATGGTTGGATAATTTATGTACAGGCAGACTTCAGACTTGCCAAGTCTGTTCCTGAAGATAACTTTGTCTGGTTGAGAAGAGCACCCGGAAGTGATATGGAGCGCTGGATTTTTGTACACTGGATTGATAATGCATTACCTGAATATCTAAATGTTGATTCAATAAAAGCAATAAGAAACAGAATTACAGAAAAATATTACAGAACAAGTGATGACTCAGCTTATGTAGTTATTGCTCAGGATTTCTTTGTGAGTAATGAAGTTAATTTTAAAGGAAGATACGCAATTTTCACTCAGGGTCTTTGGGATTTGAATATCAAAGGAATGGGTGGACCATTTGTGAACTATACTTTCTATGATGAGAAGTCCAGAAGAATTTACATGCTCGATGGTTCAGTTTATGCTCCCAAATATTTTAAACGAAATCTGATTCAGCAAATGGATGTATTACTTCAATCGTTTATGACCAAAGATGAATTATCAAAAGACAGAATTGAAGATCTTCTCAATTCAATAGACGATTCAGTTAAGTATTAA
- a CDS encoding diacylglycerol/polyprenol kinase family protein: MNQIDNGTIHYRDELVRKLIHLFSLSIPTIYYFIPKSVAIIILAGLTAFALVVDLARYFHPEVGKIFYKIFGFLLRKHEVDHEKKNLNGATYVLISALLGVIIFPKVIFVTAFSILIISDTSAALIGRKFGKRPFLRKSFEGTLAFFISASIVILFTPKLTNSIAEYMIGLVAAFFGAIVENISYGIADDNLSIPLSVGFVMWALYLIIFPNLDLILPNVPR; encoded by the coding sequence ATGAATCAAATTGATAACGGAACAATCCATTACAGAGATGAGTTAGTAAGAAAACTAATTCATCTCTTCTCTTTATCTATTCCTACGATTTATTATTTCATTCCTAAATCAGTTGCAATTATAATTCTTGCAGGTTTAACTGCATTTGCATTGGTTGTTGATCTGGCGAGGTACTTCCATCCTGAAGTAGGAAAAATATTTTATAAAATTTTCGGATTTTTACTGCGTAAACACGAAGTTGATCACGAAAAGAAAAATCTTAACGGCGCTACTTATGTTTTAATCTCAGCATTACTTGGAGTAATCATTTTTCCGAAAGTCATATTCGTTACAGCCTTTTCAATTCTCATAATAAGTGACACAAGTGCAGCTTTGATTGGACGGAAGTTTGGTAAAAGACCATTTTTACGGAAAAGTTTTGAGGGAACTTTAGCTTTTTTCATTAGTGCAAGCATTGTGATTTTATTTACACCAAAATTAACAAACAGTATTGCTGAATATATGATTGGTTTAGTTGCTGCCTTTTTCGGAGCAATCGTTGAAAATATTTCTTATGGAATTGCGGATGATAATTTGTCAATTCCTCTTTCAGTTGGATTTGTTATGTGGGCACTTTATCTGATAATATTTCCTAATCTCGATTTAATTTTACCCAATGTACCGAGGTGA
- the ftsH gene encoding ATP-dependent zinc metalloprotease FtsH: MDNKFRKFYNGDDDNKFNFRKNNNNSNKPDDNFDWSKIIRMVFGWGAVIVAAVIIMQLFRTGAENYTEISFGEYEKLLNEKGKIVSAKVTKKDINDYYFNAELNSETTVKVGSRNFPTKAISVYIPEPIIKEQEAKWRELGIQYTFEKDSTEWLNIIIGFLPWILIIAIWIVIMRRMQGQGGGTRGIFSFGKSKAKLITPSNKRVTFKDVAGADEAKLELQEIIEFLKEPSKFQKLGGKIPRGVLLLGPPGTGKTLLARAVAGEAGVPFFSISGADFVEMFVGVGASRVRDLFDQGKRHAPCIIFIDEIDAVGRHRGAGLGGGHDEREQTLNQLLVEMDGFEQNSGVIIIAATNRPDVLDPALLRPGRFDRQVVVDRPDVKGREGILKVHTRNIPLGDDVDLEVLAKGTPGLAGAELANLVNEAALLAARKNKKKVEMSDFEEAKDKVMMGMERKSLIISEEEKKTTAYHEIGHVLVAKKLPEADPVHKVTIIPRGRALGVTSYLPIDEKHTYSKEYLEAMITYALGGRAAEKLIFNHYTTGAGNDIEKATNIARKMVCEWGMSERLGPLAYGAKEEEIFLGREIQRHKDYSEKTAQEIDDEVRTIIRNAEQRAENILKENIELLHKLSKELLEREILDGDEIDAIIKGQELPPVKKPEKSNGEEDIPDHVKKLMEQRNKKETAPKDESN, encoded by the coding sequence ATGGATAACAAATTCAGAAAATTTTATAACGGAGATGATGATAACAAATTTAATTTCCGTAAGAATAATAACAACTCAAATAAACCGGATGATAATTTTGACTGGTCAAAAATCATCAGAATGGTTTTTGGTTGGGGCGCTGTAATCGTTGCTGCTGTAATAATCATGCAACTTTTCAGAACAGGTGCTGAAAATTATACTGAAATATCTTTCGGAGAATATGAAAAACTGCTGAACGAAAAGGGCAAAATTGTATCAGCGAAGGTTACAAAGAAAGATATAAATGATTATTACTTTAATGCTGAGTTGAATTCAGAAACTACTGTTAAAGTGGGCAGCAGAAATTTTCCTACAAAAGCAATTTCCGTTTACATTCCTGAACCTATTATTAAAGAACAAGAAGCCAAATGGAGAGAACTCGGGATTCAGTACACTTTCGAAAAAGATTCAACTGAATGGCTAAACATTATAATAGGATTCTTACCTTGGATTCTTATCATAGCAATATGGATTGTTATTATGCGAAGAATGCAAGGGCAAGGTGGAGGAACCAGAGGAATTTTTTCGTTTGGAAAAAGTAAAGCAAAGCTTATCACTCCTTCCAATAAGAGAGTTACCTTTAAAGATGTTGCAGGTGCAGACGAAGCAAAACTCGAACTTCAGGAAATTATTGAGTTCCTGAAAGAGCCCAGTAAGTTTCAGAAACTTGGTGGAAAAATTCCACGCGGAGTTCTATTATTAGGACCTCCGGGAACAGGTAAAACATTATTGGCACGAGCTGTTGCTGGTGAAGCAGGTGTCCCGTTTTTCTCAATATCAGGTGCTGACTTTGTGGAGATGTTTGTTGGTGTTGGAGCCAGTCGTGTAAGAGACTTATTCGATCAGGGAAAACGACATGCACCTTGCATTATTTTTATTGATGAAATTGATGCAGTTGGAAGACATCGTGGTGCAGGACTTGGTGGAGGACACGATGAAAGAGAACAAACTCTTAATCAGCTTCTGGTTGAGATGGATGGATTTGAACAGAACAGTGGAGTAATCATCATCGCTGCAACAAATCGCCCTGATGTTCTTGATCCTGCATTACTTCGTCCGGGAAGATTTGACAGACAAGTTGTTGTTGACCGTCCTGATGTTAAAGGTCGTGAAGGAATTCTAAAAGTTCACACCCGAAACATTCCTTTAGGAGATGATGTTGACCTTGAAGTCCTTGCGAAAGGAACTCCTGGTTTGGCAGGTGCTGAATTGGCAAATCTTGTTAACGAAGCAGCACTTCTTGCTGCAAGAAAAAATAAGAAAAAAGTTGAAATGAGTGATTTTGAAGAAGCAAAAGATAAAGTTATGATGGGAATGGAGAGAAAGAGCTTAATTATTTCTGAAGAAGAGAAGAAAACAACAGCTTATCATGAAATAGGACATGTTCTTGTTGCAAAAAAATTACCTGAAGCTGATCCGGTTCACAAGGTAACAATTATTCCGAGAGGAAGAGCGCTTGGTGTTACAAGTTATCTTCCTATTGATGAAAAGCATACTTACTCAAAAGAATATCTTGAAGCAATGATTACTTATGCACTTGGTGGACGCGCTGCAGAAAAACTTATCTTCAATCATTACACAACCGGCGCTGGCAATGATATTGAAAAAGCAACTAACATTGCGCGCAAAATGGTTTGTGAGTGGGGAATGAGCGAACGACTTGGTCCGCTTGCTTATGGCGCAAAGGAAGAAGAAATATTTTTAGGAAGAGAAATTCAGCGACATAAAGATTACAGCGAAAAGACTGCTCAGGAAATTGATGACGAAGTTAGAACAATAATAAGAAATGCTGAACAGCGTGCTGAAAATATTCTCAAAGAAAATATTGAGTTACTTCATAAACTTTCCAAAGAACTTCTTGAAAGAGAAATTCTTGATGGAGATGAAATTGATGCAATAATAAAAGGACAGGAGCTTCCGCCAGTTAAGAAACCAGAAAAATCTAATGGTGAAGAAGATATTCCTGATCACGTTAAGAAACTGATGGAACAGCGGAATAAAAAGGAAACTGCTCCTAAAGATGAATCAAATTGA
- the hpt gene encoding hypoxanthine phosphoribosyltransferase — MSEQNDKLIINGEKFIPFLSSREIQSRVKELGEEISRDYRGKVPIFIGVLNGAFIFMSDLIKNVDIECEIDFFKLSSYGDSKISSGNVKLLKELNCDVNGRDIIIVEDIVDTGLSIKYIEELFSKHTPKSMKVVSLLVKPESLKYDVKIDYIGFRIPSQFVIGYGLDYQQKYRNLTSIYILSE; from the coding sequence ATGTCTGAACAAAATGACAAGTTAATTATCAACGGTGAAAAATTTATTCCTTTTCTTTCCTCCCGGGAAATACAATCTCGTGTAAAGGAACTTGGCGAAGAAATTTCGAGAGATTATAGAGGAAAAGTTCCGATATTTATCGGAGTATTGAATGGTGCATTTATTTTTATGAGCGATTTAATCAAGAATGTTGATATTGAATGCGAAATAGATTTCTTTAAGCTCTCAAGTTATGGTGATTCCAAAATCTCTTCCGGAAATGTGAAATTGTTGAAAGAACTTAATTGTGATGTGAACGGAAGAGATATAATTATTGTTGAAGATATTGTCGATACAGGACTTTCGATAAAATACATCGAGGAATTATTCTCAAAACATACACCCAAAAGTATGAAGGTAGTATCGCTTTTGGTGAAACCTGAGAGTCTCAAATATGATGTAAAAATTGATTATATTGGCTTCAGGATTCCGAGCCAATTTGTTATTGGATATGGGCTGGATTACCAGCAAAAATACAGGAATCTTACTTCAATTTATATTTTAAGTGAATGA
- the tilS gene encoding tRNA lysidine(34) synthetase TilS, translating into MNSTEQKVIRFIQTHSLINYGDKILIALSGGPDSVFLLHFLKKFSPKFGIELAAFHLNHSLRKSADKEQKFCKQLCEELSIPFHSSKADVKSYAKKNKISVEEAGRIIRYNLLNDCAEKNYYTKITTAHNADDNAETVLLNISKGTGIKGIAGIPVFRENIIRPILCLSKSEIISYLKEKKIKYVIDESNLSEKYERNFLRLKIIPQLEEKINPAFVNSVLSTSINLQSFINYFEKNLSELKKKYSEEVNGKLKIKISLFKNEEKFFQSGLVINLLSEKFNLKSEQKDVEKIISLIKKKVGTTETLKKKIKAIRERDYIVVFVERSHNEKPIIIRVGESKKVNFHTVSISKVDASDVKLTPDKNIEYVDADLTGDNFLIRKWKPGDKFNPIGMKGTKKISDYLNDIKTEAIEKKNQLVLTSKNKIVWVIGKRLDNRFKITTETKNIYKFELINV; encoded by the coding sequence ATGAATTCAACCGAACAAAAAGTTATAAGGTTTATTCAAACTCATTCACTTATAAATTATGGCGATAAAATTCTTATTGCACTTAGCGGCGGACCGGACTCAGTTTTTCTTCTTCATTTTCTAAAAAAGTTTTCCCCGAAATTCGGAATTGAGTTAGCAGCTTTCCATCTGAATCATTCATTAAGAAAATCAGCTGATAAGGAACAAAAATTTTGTAAACAATTATGTGAGGAGCTTTCAATTCCTTTCCATTCTTCCAAAGCTGATGTTAAATCTTACGCAAAGAAAAATAAAATCTCTGTTGAAGAAGCCGGCAGGATTATCCGATATAATTTATTAAATGATTGTGCAGAAAAAAATTATTACACTAAGATTACAACTGCTCATAATGCTGATGACAACGCTGAAACAGTTTTGCTTAACATATCTAAAGGTACCGGAATAAAGGGTATTGCCGGAATTCCAGTTTTCCGTGAAAATATTATCAGACCGATTTTATGTCTCAGTAAATCTGAAATTATTTCATATCTCAAAGAGAAGAAAATTAAGTATGTAATTGATGAATCAAATCTTTCAGAAAAGTATGAAAGAAATTTTTTACGATTGAAAATAATTCCACAACTCGAGGAAAAAATAAATCCTGCATTCGTTAATTCGGTTTTATCAACCTCAATCAACTTACAGAGTTTTATTAATTATTTTGAAAAGAATTTATCTGAACTTAAGAAAAAATATTCCGAGGAAGTAAATGGTAAACTAAAAATTAAGATCAGTCTATTCAAAAATGAAGAAAAGTTTTTTCAATCGGGGTTGGTAATAAATCTTTTATCTGAAAAATTTAATCTAAAATCAGAACAAAAGGATGTTGAAAAAATAATTTCACTCATTAAAAAAAAAGTCGGAACAACCGAAACTTTAAAGAAAAAAATTAAGGCGATTCGTGAGAGAGATTATATTGTTGTATTCGTTGAACGGTCACACAATGAAAAACCAATAATTATAAGAGTGGGTGAAAGTAAAAAAGTTAATTTTCATACGGTATCAATTTCAAAAGTTGATGCGTCCGATGTTAAATTAACACCTGATAAAAATATTGAATATGTAGATGCTGATTTGACAGGCGATAATTTCCTCATCAGAAAATGGAAACCAGGTGATAAATTTAATCCGATTGGAATGAAAGGAACTAAAAAGATTTCGGATTATCTAAATGACATTAAAACTGAAGCGATTGAAAAAAAGAATCAGTTAGTTCTTACAAGTAAAAACAAAATAGTTTGGGTAATCGGAAAAAGACTTGATAACAGATTTAAAATTACAACTGAGACAAAAAATATTTACAAATTTGAGCTGATTAATGTCTGA